From a single Silene latifolia isolate original U9 population chromosome 6, ASM4854445v1, whole genome shotgun sequence genomic region:
- the LOC141586211 gene encoding uncharacterized protein LOC141586211, whose protein sequence is MRHIITKFPPKTLIKRLLTTTATTTTTTPGKLDRIATEVLSLNAVELHDYSILFSLKMGLKTAGPASISSGSGPSAQAADAAPAAAEAKTVFELKLEKFDAASKIKIIKEVRTFTSLGLKEAKDLVEKAPSVIKTGVSKEEGEAIVEKLKQLGATVVLE, encoded by the coding sequence ATGCGTCACATAATCACCAAATTCCCACCAAAAACCCTAATCAAACGTCTATTAACCACaaccgcaacaacaacaacaacaacacccggAAAACTCGACCGAATCGCAACCGAAGTCCTCTCACTCAACGCAGTAGAACTCCATGACTACTCCATCCTCTTCTCCCTCAAAATGGGCCTTAAAACCGCCGGCCCAGCATCCATATCATCCGGGTCAGGCCCATCGGCCCAAGCCGCCGATGCTGCTCCGGCGGCGGCGGAAGCGAAGACGGTGTTTGAGTTAAAGCTGGAGAAATTCGATGCGGCATCGAAGATTAAGATAATTAAAGAAGTTAGAACGTTTACGAGTTTAGGGTTGAAGGAGGCGAAAGATTTGGTTGAGAAAGCTCCGTCTGTGATTAAGACAGGTGTTTCGAAAGAAGAAGGGGAAGCCATTGTTGAAAAGTTGAAGCAGCTTGGTGCTACTGTTGTGCTAGAATGA